A region of Planococcus sp. MSAK28401 DNA encodes the following proteins:
- the rpsF gene encoding 30S ribosomal protein S6, translating into MREYEVMYIVRPNIEEDAKKALVERFSEILTSNGAEIIESKEWGKRRLAYEINDFKEGFYQIVKANAETEAINEFTRLANFNEDIIRHMAVRLDV; encoded by the coding sequence ATGAGAGAATATGAAGTAATGTACATTGTACGCCCGAACATTGAAGAGGACGCTAAGAAAGCGCTAGTTGAGCGTTTCAGCGAAATCCTAACTTCAAACGGTGCGGAAATCATCGAGTCGAAAGAGTGGGGTAAACGCCGTCTGGCTTATGAAATCAATGATTTCAAAGAAGGTTTCTACCAGATCGTTAAAGCTAATGCTGAGACAGAAGCTATCAACGAGTTTACACGTCTTGCGAACTTCAATGAAGACATTATCCGCCACATGGCTGTACGCCTAGACGTATAA
- a CDS encoding DUF3267 domain-containing protein: MEPQKVINLNIEEIAPKALWFNVVLVVGFALAYQLFREPLSFGFSLFGILYFFGGYALLIVLHELFHLIGFVAFGKVPVSSLQYGLNLKLGIAYATSDRPVKNRAMRAVLLLPFWMTAVLPTVIGFWVGDQVLVLLGAMLTAGAFGDFLMYRELRKEPNDAWILDDPKLPRLHVYSSYPPLDE; encoded by the coding sequence ATGGAACCGCAGAAAGTGATCAATTTGAACATAGAAGAAATCGCACCAAAAGCATTGTGGTTCAATGTCGTGCTCGTTGTCGGCTTCGCGCTTGCCTATCAGCTGTTCCGCGAGCCGCTCTCTTTCGGCTTTTCGCTGTTCGGCATCCTGTATTTTTTCGGCGGCTACGCGCTGTTGATCGTGCTACATGAATTATTCCATTTGATCGGCTTTGTCGCCTTCGGTAAAGTACCGGTTTCGTCGCTTCAATACGGCCTCAATTTAAAATTGGGCATCGCTTATGCGACAAGCGACCGGCCTGTGAAAAACCGGGCGATGCGGGCTGTTTTGCTGCTGCCTTTTTGGATGACCGCTGTGTTGCCGACCGTCATCGGCTTCTGGGTCGGCGACCAAGTGCTCGTCCTGCTCGGCGCCATGCTGACGGCTGGTGCGTTCGGCGACTTCCTCATGTACCGTGAATTGCGCAAGGAGCCTAATGATGCCTGGATACTGGATGACCCGAAACTCCCCCGCCTCCACGTCTATTCCAGCTACCCGCCGCTAGATGAATGA
- a CDS encoding gamma-glutamylcyclotransferase family protein produces the protein MYLFAYGTLKRGGKYHFYLEEAELVAEHVTISGSLYDTGLGYPALALSGDDVIQGELYDIPDVLWPAINDLEDYSGNVKTDMYDRLTIEVETERGNKQAIVYTAKAERLLKEYIPEGVWDVERSFVI, from the coding sequence ATGTATTTATTCGCGTATGGAACTTTGAAAAGAGGCGGCAAATACCATTTCTACCTGGAGGAAGCGGAATTGGTGGCAGAACACGTGACGATTTCGGGGAGCTTGTATGACACGGGGCTCGGCTATCCGGCGCTCGCATTATCGGGCGACGATGTCATCCAGGGAGAGCTTTACGACATTCCAGATGTTTTATGGCCGGCGATCAACGACCTGGAAGATTACTCAGGGAACGTAAAAACAGACATGTACGACCGCCTGACAATCGAAGTCGAAACTGAACGCGGCAACAAACAAGCGATCGTCTATACGGCGAAAGCGGAGCGATTGCTGAAGGAATATATCCCGGAAGGCGTATGGGATGTGGAACGGTCGTTTGTGATATAA
- the ychF gene encoding redox-regulated ATPase YchF — protein sequence MALTAGIVGLPNVGKSTLFNAITKAGAEAANYPFCTIDPNVGIVEVPDERLDKLTELVEPKKTIPTAFEFTDIAGIVKGASKGEGLGNKFLAHIREVDAITQVVRCFADDNITHVSGGVDPVSDIEVINLELVLADMESIEKRIARNAKLLKQKDKDAVAEEPVLAKLREAFENGELARSIDFTEDELKIAKGLNLLTLKPMLYVANVSEDEIADAASNEYVQQVRDYAAGHDSDVIVVCAKIEEEMAELDDEEKEMFLEELGIEESGLDQLVKAAYNLLGLATYFTAGVQEVRAWTFKKGMKAPQCAGIIHSDFERGFIRAETVAYEELVEAGSMAAAKEAGKVRQEGKEYIVKDGDVMLFRFNV from the coding sequence TTGGCATTAACTGCAGGGATTGTAGGATTACCAAACGTGGGGAAATCCACATTATTCAACGCTATTACGAAAGCGGGCGCCGAAGCGGCGAACTACCCGTTCTGTACGATAGATCCAAACGTCGGCATCGTCGAAGTGCCTGATGAGCGCCTCGATAAACTGACGGAATTGGTCGAACCGAAAAAGACCATCCCGACAGCGTTCGAATTCACCGACATCGCGGGCATCGTCAAAGGCGCCAGCAAAGGGGAAGGGCTCGGCAATAAATTCCTTGCCCATATCCGCGAAGTGGATGCCATCACACAAGTGGTGCGCTGTTTTGCTGATGACAACATCACGCATGTTTCCGGCGGAGTGGACCCGGTATCTGATATCGAAGTCATCAATCTGGAACTCGTCTTGGCAGACATGGAAAGCATCGAAAAGCGCATTGCCCGCAACGCCAAGCTGCTGAAGCAAAAAGACAAAGATGCCGTCGCTGAAGAGCCGGTATTGGCGAAGCTCCGCGAAGCTTTCGAAAACGGCGAATTGGCCCGTTCGATCGACTTCACGGAAGATGAGCTGAAAATCGCGAAAGGCTTGAACTTGTTGACGCTCAAGCCGATGCTCTATGTAGCGAACGTATCGGAAGATGAAATTGCCGATGCGGCGAGCAACGAATATGTCCAGCAAGTGCGCGATTACGCCGCTGGGCATGATTCCGACGTGATCGTCGTGTGTGCGAAGATCGAAGAGGAAATGGCAGAGCTTGATGATGAGGAAAAAGAAATGTTCCTCGAAGAGCTCGGCATCGAAGAGTCAGGGCTTGATCAATTGGTCAAAGCCGCTTATAACTTGCTCGGACTTGCTACATACTTCACTGCCGGCGTGCAGGAAGTGCGTGCATGGACGTTCAAAAAAGGCATGAAAGCCCCGCAATGTGCGGGCATCATCCACTCCGACTTCGAACGCGGCTTTATCCGCGCAGAAACCGTCGCTTACGAAGAATTGGTGGAAGCCGGTTCGATGGCAGCAGCGAAAGAAGCTGGAAAAGTGCGTCAAGAAGGCAAGGAATACATCGTCAAAGACGGCGATGTCATGCTCTTCAGATTTAATGTATAA
- a CDS encoding DUF951 domain-containing protein: MEMKEFGLHDIVEMKKGHPCGANAWKIIRMGADIRIKCEGCQHSVMLPRVEFNKKMKKVLVKAEAE, translated from the coding sequence ATGGAAATGAAGGAATTCGGGTTACATGATATTGTCGAAATGAAAAAAGGGCATCCATGCGGGGCGAACGCCTGGAAAATTATCCGTATGGGCGCTGACATCCGTATCAAATGCGAAGGCTGCCAGCACAGCGTCATGCTGCCGCGAGTCGAGTTCAATAAAAAAATGAAAAAAGTATTGGTGAAGGCCGAGGCGGAATGA
- a CDS encoding mechanosensitive ion channel family protein yields the protein MFYERSVVEGFVNRMMAKLLDEQMWLDISGTALRVILIAVGAYILTRVVRIIIRKSFSVRLRGPIKTNGRRHQTLSKLLENIVTYVIGFMALVAILSAFSVNISGIIAGAGVVGLAVGFGAQNLVRDVITGFFIIFEDQFSVGDYVRINQAEGTVQEIGLRTTKVQAWTGELFIFPNGTVTEVVNFSLHNSIAVVDLSVSHDSDLAKVEQLILEFLETVQPTYEEVISPAELLGVQNMTATEVVMRLTAETLPMQHFAVSRRMRRDLKEFLDQRGVELPYPRMVVMHREPGDAAAMNATK from the coding sequence GTGTTTTACGAAAGAAGCGTTGTTGAAGGATTTGTAAATCGTATGATGGCGAAGCTGCTGGATGAGCAAATGTGGCTCGATATTTCCGGAACAGCTTTGCGTGTCATCTTAATTGCTGTCGGTGCCTATATATTGACGCGTGTCGTGCGGATCATCATCCGCAAATCGTTTTCAGTCCGCTTGAGAGGGCCGATTAAAACGAATGGCCGTCGTCATCAGACTTTGTCGAAGTTATTGGAAAATATTGTTACATATGTCATTGGATTTATGGCGCTGGTTGCCATACTGTCGGCGTTCTCGGTCAACATCAGCGGGATCATCGCCGGTGCCGGGGTAGTCGGCCTCGCTGTTGGTTTTGGCGCACAGAACTTGGTGCGCGACGTTATCACCGGCTTCTTCATCATTTTTGAAGACCAATTTTCAGTCGGCGACTATGTCCGCATCAACCAAGCCGAAGGAACGGTCCAGGAAATCGGCTTGCGTACAACGAAAGTGCAGGCGTGGACCGGTGAGCTGTTTATCTTCCCGAACGGCACAGTCACGGAAGTCGTCAATTTCTCGCTTCATAATTCAATCGCGGTCGTGGATTTGAGCGTTTCTCATGATTCCGACCTGGCAAAAGTGGAACAGCTGATTTTGGAATTTTTGGAAACGGTGCAGCCCACTTACGAAGAAGTCATCAGCCCGGCCGAACTGCTTGGCGTGCAGAACATGACAGCGACGGAAGTGGTCATGCGCTTGACGGCGGAAACTTTGCCGATGCAGCATTTTGCGGTATCTCGCAGAATGCGCCGTGACTTGAAAGAGTTTCTCGATCAGCGCGGCGTCGAATTGCCGTATCCTCGCATGGTGGTCATGCACCGTGAGCCCGGTGATGCAGCTGCAATGAATGCGACTAAATGA
- a CDS encoding DUF554 domain-containing protein, producing the protein MVLWGTLVNALLIVIGTLIGRALRNIPDRMKETVMYVIGLVVVVLGLQMGFESQNFVIVIISLVLGAVIGEWARLEDKLNAFGRWIERMLGTKESQGSLAQGFVTATLIFVIGAMGIIGALESGLSNEHGVLVSKGIIDGFTSIILASTLGIGVMLSAIPVFVYQGLIALFATQISLLIPEAALDLFITEMTATGGVMIAAIGLNLMGIVKIRVANLLPGIIVVAFLVTAVFKFNLM; encoded by the coding sequence ATGGTTCTTTGGGGAACATTGGTCAACGCGCTTTTAATTGTCATAGGAACACTGATCGGGCGAGCATTGCGCAATATTCCCGACAGGATGAAAGAGACGGTCATGTATGTCATTGGGCTGGTGGTCGTCGTTTTGGGCTTGCAGATGGGCTTTGAGAGCCAGAATTTCGTCATCGTCATCATCAGCCTGGTGCTCGGTGCGGTCATTGGCGAGTGGGCGAGGCTCGAAGACAAATTGAACGCATTCGGCCGCTGGATTGAACGGATGCTTGGCACGAAAGAAAGCCAGGGCAGCCTGGCGCAAGGGTTCGTCACAGCGACGCTGATTTTTGTTATCGGCGCGATGGGCATTATCGGCGCATTGGAGAGCGGTCTCAGCAATGAACACGGCGTTCTCGTATCAAAAGGCATCATTGACGGTTTTACATCTATCATCCTTGCCTCGACGCTCGGCATCGGCGTGATGCTGTCGGCGATTCCGGTATTTGTCTACCAGGGCTTGATCGCTTTGTTTGCGACGCAGATCAGCTTGCTTATCCCGGAAGCGGCACTGGACTTGTTCATCACCGAGATGACGGCGACCGGCGGGGTGATGATCGCGGCGATCGGCCTTAATTTGATGGGCATTGTGAAGATCCGTGTAGCAAACTTATTGCCGGGGATCATTGTAGTTGCGTTTCTTGTCACGGCCGTGTTTAAATTCAATCTGATGTAA
- a CDS encoding ParB/RepB/Spo0J family partition protein, which translates to MAKGLGKGINALFPGETVNETDKVMQIKLTDIKENPHQPRKVFDQQALEELAESIREHGILQPVVVRKKGAKFELVVGERRFRAAKLCKLKEVPAIVKDFNEQQMMELAILENLQREDLTPIEEAEAYQKLMETLNLTQEQLAFRLGKSRPHITNHIRLLTLPKDVRELISDKKLSMGHGRTLLGLRSKKDISETAQKAVKEGLNVRQLENLVQRLNDNVPRETPEKKKDIFIEEKQSELRDRFGTNVQIKKQKNKGKIEIEFFSEDDLERILDLLK; encoded by the coding sequence ATGGCTAAAGGATTGGGAAAAGGCATCAACGCGTTGTTTCCAGGAGAAACAGTCAACGAAACGGATAAAGTGATGCAGATCAAATTGACCGATATTAAAGAAAACCCGCATCAGCCGCGCAAAGTGTTCGATCAGCAAGCACTTGAAGAACTTGCCGAATCGATTCGCGAGCATGGCATTTTGCAGCCTGTCGTAGTACGGAAAAAAGGCGCGAAATTCGAACTGGTCGTCGGCGAACGCCGATTCCGTGCGGCAAAACTGTGCAAATTGAAAGAAGTTCCCGCCATCGTCAAAGATTTCAATGAACAGCAGATGATGGAACTGGCAATCCTTGAAAACTTGCAGCGTGAGGATTTGACGCCGATCGAAGAGGCGGAAGCCTACCAGAAGCTGATGGAAACTTTGAATTTGACACAGGAGCAATTGGCATTCCGACTTGGCAAAAGCCGCCCGCATATCACCAACCATATTCGCTTATTGACTTTGCCGAAAGACGTACGCGAGCTCATTTCGGACAAAAAACTGTCGATGGGGCACGGTCGTACGTTGCTCGGATTGCGCAGCAAAAAGGATATTTCGGAGACGGCGCAAAAGGCGGTCAAAGAAGGATTGAATGTCCGTCAGCTGGAGAACCTGGTGCAGCGTTTGAATGACAATGTTCCACGTGAAACACCGGAAAAGAAAAAGGATATCTTTATAGAAGAAAAACAATCTGAGCTGCGTGACCGTTTCGGCACGAATGTCCAGATCAAAAAACAGAAGAACAAAGGCAAGATTGAAATCGAGTTTTTCTCAGAAGATGATTTGGAACGAATTCTGGATTTGCTGAAGTAA
- a CDS encoding ParA family protein, protein MGRTIAIANQKGGVGKTTSSVNLSACLAYLGKKVLLIDIDPQGNATSGVGVNKGDVDQCIYEILIDDVDVKDTIMETKVENLHVVPATISLAGAEIELVSTISREARLKNALAEVKDLYDYIIIDCPPSLGLLTLNSLTASDGIIIPVQCEYYALEGLSQLLSTVRLVQKHLNHDLMIDGVLLTMYDARTNLGMQVIEEVKKYFQDKVYDTVVPRNVRLSEAPSHGEPIIIYDPKSRGAEVYLELAKEVIRNG, encoded by the coding sequence GTGGGTAGAACGATTGCCATCGCCAATCAAAAGGGCGGTGTAGGAAAAACAACTTCATCAGTGAACTTAAGCGCCTGTCTTGCATACTTAGGCAAGAAAGTGCTGTTAATAGATATCGATCCACAAGGCAATGCGACGAGCGGCGTCGGCGTCAATAAAGGCGATGTCGATCAATGCATTTATGAAATTCTTATTGACGATGTGGATGTCAAAGACACGATCATGGAGACGAAAGTCGAAAATCTTCATGTGGTGCCGGCGACGATTTCACTGGCCGGTGCGGAAATTGAATTGGTTTCGACCATTTCACGCGAAGCACGACTGAAAAATGCCTTGGCCGAAGTAAAGGATTTATACGATTACATCATTATCGACTGTCCGCCATCACTTGGCTTATTGACCTTGAATTCGTTGACCGCTTCAGACGGAATTATTATTCCAGTACAATGTGAATATTATGCTCTAGAAGGTTTAAGCCAGTTATTGAGTACCGTCCGCTTAGTTCAAAAACACTTGAACCACGATCTGATGATCGATGGGGTGCTGCTGACGATGTACGATGCACGGACCAATTTGGGCATGCAAGTCATCGAAGAAGTAAAGAAATACTTCCAAGACAAAGTGTACGACACCGTGGTTCCGCGCAATGTCCGCTTGAGCGAGGCCCCGAGTCATGGAGAGCCAATCATCATCTATGATCCGAAGTCCAGAGGCGCAGAAGTTTATCTAGAATTGGCGAAGGAAGTGATTCGTAATGGCTAA
- the noc gene encoding nucleoid occlusion protein — protein sequence MKSPFARLFGGGDKANDAATAEASSHASEEVVKIPLAKIHANQFQPRTVFDEEKIEELARTIHVHGVIQPIVVRDSQQEGFYEIIAGERRFRAMTSLGWEEVPAIVRQLSDKETASIALIENLQREELTAIEEAHAYSNLLQIQEITQEALAQRLGKSQSAVANKLRLLKLPEAVQQALLTRSITERHARALLPIKDAELQQHLLEQLLEEGLNVKELEERIKSLTEEVPKKPKKRRKAVSRDMRIAMNTIKESLSMVKKSGIKLDTKEEEHEDYYQITVKIPKKRP from the coding sequence ATGAAAAGTCCTTTTGCCCGTCTTTTCGGAGGCGGAGATAAAGCAAACGATGCAGCAACAGCAGAAGCATCAAGCCATGCTTCTGAAGAAGTGGTGAAAATACCGCTGGCTAAGATCCATGCCAACCAATTCCAGCCGCGGACTGTTTTTGACGAGGAGAAAATCGAAGAGTTGGCCCGGACGATCCACGTCCACGGCGTCATCCAGCCGATCGTCGTCAGGGATTCGCAGCAGGAAGGATTTTATGAAATCATTGCAGGGGAACGGCGCTTCCGCGCGATGACCTCTCTCGGCTGGGAGGAAGTTCCAGCGATTGTCCGTCAATTGAGCGATAAAGAAACGGCGTCGATCGCGTTGATCGAGAACCTCCAACGCGAGGAATTGACGGCGATTGAAGAAGCACATGCCTATTCCAATTTGCTGCAAATCCAGGAAATCACCCAGGAGGCATTGGCGCAGCGGCTCGGCAAAAGCCAGTCAGCTGTCGCCAATAAATTGCGGCTGTTAAAGCTGCCGGAAGCCGTCCAGCAAGCGTTGCTTACGCGCAGCATTACTGAACGCCATGCCCGAGCTTTGCTGCCGATAAAAGACGCTGAGCTCCAGCAGCACTTACTCGAACAGCTATTGGAAGAAGGGCTCAACGTTAAAGAGCTGGAAGAACGCATCAAAAGCTTGACGGAGGAAGTTCCGAAAAAGCCTAAGAAACGCCGGAAAGCTGTCAGCCGGGATATGCGCATTGCGATGAATACCATTAAAGAGTCGCTGTCGATGGTCAAAAAAAGCGGCATTAAGCTTGATACAAAAGAGGAAGAACACGAGGATTATTACCAAATTACCGTGAAAATTCCGAAAAAACGCCCATAA
- the rsmG gene encoding 16S rRNA (guanine(527)-N(7))-methyltransferase RsmG, which yields MNEQQFAQALKQQGIELSERQLEQFRIYYKELVEWNEKMNLTAITEQEDVYLKHFYDSISAAFYMDFTKPLSLCDVGAGAGFPSIPLKICFPHIEVTIVDSLNKRIQFLNHLSEALGLDKVSFVHSRAEDFGQSQHRESYDIVTARAVARLSVLAELCVPLVKQGGAFAAMKAASAPDELKDADKALQVLGVKQEAVHSFLLPVEESERHIQVFRKFKATPKKYPRKAGMPNKSPIS from the coding sequence GTGAACGAACAGCAATTCGCGCAAGCGCTGAAGCAACAAGGCATCGAACTTTCCGAGCGCCAGCTGGAGCAATTCCGCATTTATTACAAAGAACTCGTCGAGTGGAACGAGAAAATGAATTTGACGGCCATCACAGAGCAGGAAGATGTCTATTTAAAACATTTCTACGACTCCATCAGTGCCGCCTTTTACATGGATTTTACCAAGCCACTGTCATTATGCGACGTCGGGGCAGGGGCCGGCTTCCCGAGCATCCCGCTGAAAATCTGCTTCCCTCATATTGAAGTGACGATCGTCGATTCATTGAACAAACGCATCCAATTCTTGAATCATTTGAGTGAAGCCCTCGGGTTGGACAAAGTTTCTTTCGTCCACTCGCGCGCAGAAGATTTCGGCCAGTCGCAGCACCGCGAAAGCTACGATATCGTAACAGCGCGGGCTGTGGCGAGACTGTCTGTGCTCGCTGAACTTTGTGTGCCGCTCGTCAAGCAAGGAGGGGCATTTGCCGCAATGAAAGCAGCCTCCGCGCCCGATGAACTGAAAGACGCGGACAAAGCGCTTCAAGTGCTTGGAGTAAAACAGGAAGCCGTGCATTCCTTCCTCTTGCCTGTGGAAGAAAGCGAACGCCATATCCAAGTGTTCCGGAAATTCAAGGCAACGCCGAAGAAATATCCGAGAAAAGCGGGTATGCCGAACAAATCGCCGATCAGCTAA
- the mnmG gene encoding tRNA uridine-5-carboxymethylaminomethyl(34) synthesis enzyme MnmG, which translates to MPQYEAGTFDVIVVGAGHAGAEAALASARMGAKTLVLTMNLDMIAFMPCNPSIGGPAKGIVVREIDAMGGAMGRVIDKTHIQMRMLNTAKGPAVRALRAQADKVLYQQEMKRLMEEQENLSLHQGIAEELIVEDGEVKGLITQVGGIYRAETVVITTGTFLRGEIIIGDLRYSSGPNHQQPSIKLAENLEQLGFETVRFKTGTPPRINSNSIDYSKTEIQPGDDVPRAFSFETTEFIMDQMPCWLTYTTSETHQIIDENLHLSPMYSGMAKGTGPRYCPSIEDKIVRFSDKPRHQIFLEPEGRSTREVYVQGLSTSLPEHVQRKLLESIPGLEKADMMRSGYAIEYDAIVPTQLWPTLESKQITNLYTAGQINGTSGYEEAAGQGLMAGINAAAKVLGKEEVILSRSDAYIGVLIDDLVTKGTSEPYRLLTSRAEYRLLLRHDNADLRLTKLGYQLGMIKEERYARFLEKKDHIEEEIKRLRGIIIKPNEQTQEAIRNAGGSELKDGIRAADLLKRPEMNYDMIASLTESDIALSDEVKEQVEIHVKYEGYIEKSLLQVDKLKKMENKKIPENIDYDAISGLATEARGKLKEVQPLSIAQATRISGVNPADISILLVYIEQGRIAKV; encoded by the coding sequence ATGCCACAATACGAAGCAGGCACGTTCGATGTCATCGTCGTAGGCGCAGGCCATGCCGGAGCGGAAGCAGCACTCGCTTCTGCACGCATGGGCGCTAAAACGCTTGTGTTGACGATGAATCTCGATATGATCGCCTTTATGCCATGCAACCCGTCTATCGGCGGGCCGGCAAAAGGCATCGTGGTACGTGAAATAGATGCAATGGGCGGGGCTATGGGCCGCGTCATCGATAAAACGCATATTCAAATGAGAATGCTCAACACCGCCAAAGGGCCGGCTGTCCGCGCATTGCGTGCACAAGCCGATAAAGTGCTCTACCAGCAGGAAATGAAGCGCTTGATGGAAGAACAGGAGAACTTGAGCTTGCACCAAGGCATTGCAGAAGAGTTGATCGTTGAAGATGGGGAAGTCAAAGGCCTCATTACACAAGTAGGCGGCATTTACCGCGCGGAAACGGTGGTCATCACGACCGGAACCTTCCTGCGCGGAGAAATCATCATCGGCGATTTGCGCTACTCAAGCGGGCCGAACCACCAGCAGCCGTCCATTAAATTGGCGGAAAATCTGGAGCAGCTCGGCTTTGAGACGGTGCGTTTCAAAACCGGTACACCGCCGCGCATCAACAGCAACAGCATCGACTATTCGAAAACGGAAATCCAGCCGGGAGACGATGTGCCGCGCGCGTTCAGCTTTGAAACGACGGAATTCATCATGGACCAAATGCCATGCTGGCTGACGTATACGACGAGCGAAACACATCAAATCATCGATGAGAATTTGCATTTGTCGCCGATGTATTCCGGTATGGCAAAAGGCACAGGACCGCGTTATTGCCCGTCGATTGAAGACAAAATCGTCCGTTTCAGCGACAAGCCGCGCCACCAGATTTTCCTGGAGCCGGAAGGGCGCTCAACGCGCGAGGTTTACGTACAAGGCCTTTCCACTAGTTTGCCGGAACACGTTCAGCGTAAGCTGCTTGAATCGATTCCAGGGCTTGAGAAGGCCGATATGATGCGTTCAGGCTATGCCATCGAATACGATGCCATCGTGCCGACGCAATTATGGCCGACGCTTGAATCTAAACAAATCACCAACCTTTATACAGCAGGACAGATCAACGGCACGTCCGGCTACGAAGAAGCAGCGGGGCAGGGGCTGATGGCAGGCATCAATGCTGCAGCGAAAGTGCTTGGCAAAGAAGAAGTCATCCTCAGCCGTTCCGATGCCTATATCGGCGTCTTGATCGATGATTTGGTTACCAAAGGCACAAGTGAGCCTTACCGCTTGTTGACCTCTCGTGCGGAATATCGCTTATTGCTGCGCCACGATAACGCAGATTTGCGTTTGACGAAACTCGGTTATCAGCTCGGCATGATCAAAGAAGAGCGGTATGCACGCTTTCTTGAGAAAAAAGACCATATCGAGGAAGAAATCAAGCGCCTGCGCGGCATCATCATCAAGCCGAACGAACAAACGCAGGAAGCGATACGCAACGCAGGCGGCAGCGAGCTGAAAGACGGCATCCGTGCAGCCGACCTGTTGAAGCGCCCGGAAATGAACTACGACATGATCGCTTCCTTGACTGAATCTGACATCGCGCTCAGCGACGAAGTGAAAGAGCAAGTCGAGATTCACGTAAAATACGAAGGCTATATCGAAAAATCCCTGCTTCAAGTCGACAAGCTGAAGAAAATGGAAAACAAAAAGATTCCGGAAAACATCGATTACGATGCCATTTCAGGGCTCGCGACGGAAGCGCGCGGCAAACTGAAAGAAGTGCAGCCATTGTCGATTGCGCAAGCGACACGCATTTCCGGCGTCAACCCTGCTGACATTTCGATTTTATTGGTGTATATTGAACAAGGAAGAATCGCAAAAGTCTAG